One stretch of Rosistilla oblonga DNA includes these proteins:
- a CDS encoding ROK family protein: MPSSAPATTLDDATKPLFWGIDIGGTNIKIGLVDDAGKTLHFDHIPTQESEGPQSAVDRTAAFWAKIEQELGLSHEDVPVIGLGSPGSMDIPRGYLLDPPNLPHWWNFPIRDAFAEATGRPVAFINDANAAAYGEFWVGTGQRQDNMVLLTLGTGVGGGIVVADELVDGENSFGGECGHMIVDPSPTARLCVWGGGRGQLEAYASASAVVDRTRERLTAGGESSLSGLLGGSNTELSAKAVYLAAEEGDALALEIVDETAFWLGIGITTIIHMIDPGLVVLGGAMDFGGEASQVGQRFLEGIRKEFHARTFAHVAKGTKIGFASLGGDAGYLGAAGYARKAYRKRMQ; encoded by the coding sequence ATGCCCAGCTCGGCTCCGGCCACGACGCTCGACGACGCGACCAAGCCCCTGTTCTGGGGCATCGACATCGGCGGCACAAACATCAAGATAGGCTTGGTCGATGATGCGGGGAAAACTCTGCATTTTGATCATATTCCCACGCAGGAATCCGAAGGCCCCCAGTCGGCGGTCGACCGGACAGCCGCTTTTTGGGCTAAAATCGAGCAGGAATTGGGATTGAGCCACGAGGATGTCCCCGTGATCGGGCTGGGAAGTCCCGGTTCGATGGATATCCCCCGCGGCTACCTCTTGGACCCGCCAAACCTCCCCCACTGGTGGAACTTCCCGATCCGCGATGCCTTTGCCGAGGCGACGGGCCGCCCGGTCGCCTTTATCAACGACGCCAACGCTGCGGCATACGGCGAATTCTGGGTCGGCACCGGTCAGCGGCAAGACAACATGGTCCTGCTGACGCTGGGGACGGGCGTCGGAGGCGGCATCGTCGTTGCCGATGAATTGGTCGACGGCGAGAACAGCTTTGGTGGCGAATGCGGCCACATGATCGTCGATCCTTCGCCGACGGCAAGGTTATGCGTGTGGGGCGGTGGTCGAGGACAACTGGAAGCCTACGCGAGCGCCAGCGCGGTCGTCGATCGAACTCGCGAACGATTGACCGCCGGCGGTGAGAGCAGCCTTTCGGGATTGCTCGGCGGCAGCAATACTGAACTGTCGGCCAAAGCCGTTTATTTGGCGGCGGAAGAGGGAGACGCGTTGGCGTTGGAAATCGTCGACGAGACCGCGTTTTGGCTGGGAATTGGAATCACGACGATCATCCACATGATCGACCCGGGACTGGTCGTGTTGGGCGGAGCGATGGATTTCGGCGGCGAAGCTTCCCAGGTCGGGCAACGATTCCTGGAAGGCATCCGCAAGGAATTCCACGCTCGCACGTTTGCCCACGTCGCCAAAGGAACAAAAATTGGCTTCGCCTCACTCGGGGGCGACGCTGGTTATTTAGGAGCCGCAGGATACGCCCGGAAGGCCTATCGCAAGCGGATGCAGTAG
- the lepA gene encoding translation elongation factor 4, with translation MIENKPPVEIRNFCIIAHIDHGKSTLADRLLEFTGTVTRREMKEQLLDDLALERQRGITIKARSVSMRYVHKGTPYEVNLIDTPGHVDFQYEVSRSLTCCEGALLLVDAFQGVEAQTVANAYNAMEHDLKIIPVINKIDLTHARPDEVTEEMEQSLGIDPDDVVRCSAKAGIGIEELMTAIVEKIPAPTGDVDAPLQAMVFDSNYDDFRGAITYVRMMNGTVKKGQKIKFLRAGTVHDVVELGQFVPQRKACDQLSAGQVGYLICNIKSLADVHIGDTVSTAGNEPAEALEGYERPKRMVYCGLYPSDGQEFSDLRDALERLAINDPSFEFEPETSDALGFGFRCGFLGLLHMEIVQQRLESESDIDLVQTAPNVTYEIVDTRGNTREIHKPQDVPDPNDIAEFRQPIVRCNIVVPSECIGIVMKLCQDRRGILRGNEYLSPTRSMISYDIPLAEVIYDLHDKIKSGTRGYGTLDYELIGYEAANLVRMDILVNGNRVDALSIICDRGDADRRGRAVAKKLKAEIERHMFEVAVQAAVGSRVIARETVPAMRKNVTAKCYGGDISRKRKLLQKQKEGKKRMKAIGSVEISQKAFMSVLSSGEEH, from the coding sequence ATCATTGAGAACAAGCCACCCGTGGAAATCAGAAACTTTTGTATCATTGCGCACATCGATCACGGCAAAAGCACGCTGGCCGATCGGTTGTTGGAATTCACCGGCACGGTGACGCGTCGCGAGATGAAAGAACAATTGCTGGACGATCTCGCCCTGGAACGCCAGCGTGGGATCACCATCAAAGCGCGGTCGGTCTCGATGCGGTACGTCCATAAAGGGACCCCGTACGAGGTGAACTTGATCGATACGCCCGGGCACGTCGACTTCCAATATGAAGTCTCCCGGTCCTTGACCTGTTGCGAAGGGGCGCTGCTGCTGGTCGATGCCTTCCAAGGGGTCGAAGCCCAGACGGTCGCCAACGCCTACAACGCGATGGAGCACGATCTGAAGATCATTCCGGTGATCAATAAGATCGATCTGACGCACGCTCGCCCCGATGAAGTGACCGAGGAGATGGAGCAGTCGTTGGGGATCGATCCCGACGACGTCGTGCGGTGTAGCGCCAAAGCGGGCATCGGAATCGAAGAGCTGATGACGGCGATCGTCGAAAAAATCCCGGCGCCTACCGGCGACGTGGACGCACCGCTGCAGGCGATGGTTTTCGATTCGAACTACGACGATTTCCGCGGCGCGATCACCTACGTCCGGATGATGAACGGAACGGTCAAGAAAGGCCAGAAGATCAAATTCTTGCGAGCCGGCACGGTCCACGACGTCGTCGAATTGGGCCAGTTTGTACCGCAGCGTAAAGCGTGCGACCAGCTTTCCGCCGGCCAAGTTGGCTACCTGATTTGCAATATCAAATCTCTCGCCGACGTCCACATCGGCGACACGGTCAGCACCGCCGGGAACGAACCAGCCGAAGCGTTGGAAGGTTACGAGCGTCCCAAGCGGATGGTCTACTGTGGCTTGTACCCAAGCGATGGCCAGGAGTTCAGCGATCTCCGCGACGCGTTGGAACGATTGGCGATCAACGACCCCAGCTTCGAGTTCGAACCGGAAACCAGCGACGCCCTTGGGTTTGGTTTCCGCTGCGGCTTCCTGGGCCTGCTGCACATGGAGATCGTGCAACAGCGTCTGGAAAGCGAATCGGATATCGATCTCGTCCAGACCGCTCCCAACGTAACATATGAGATCGTCGACACCCGCGGCAACACGCGTGAGATCCACAAGCCGCAGGATGTTCCCGATCCCAACGATATCGCGGAGTTCCGCCAGCCGATCGTCCGCTGCAATATCGTCGTGCCGTCGGAGTGCATCGGCATCGTGATGAAGCTGTGCCAGGACCGCCGCGGTATCCTGCGAGGCAACGAATATCTCAGCCCCACGCGGTCGATGATCAGTTACGACATCCCGCTGGCCGAAGTGATTTACGACCTGCACGATAAGATCAAAAGTGGCACCCGAGGCTACGGAACGCTCGACTACGAATTGATCGGATACGAAGCTGCCAACCTGGTCCGGATGGACATCCTGGTCAACGGCAATCGCGTCGATGCGTTGAGCATCATCTGCGACCGAGGCGATGCCGATCGCCGCGGACGGGCAGTGGCAAAGAAGTTGAAAGCGGAGATCGAACGGCACATGTTCGAGGTCGCGGTGCAAGCCGCTGTCGGCAGCCGCGTGATTGCACGCGAGACCGTTCCGGCGATGCGGAAGAACGTCACCGCCAAGTGTTACGGCGGCGATATCTCGCGAAAGCGAAAGCTGTTGCAGAAACAGAAGGAAGGTAAAAAGCGGATGAAGGCGATCGGCAGCGTCGAGATCAGCCAGAAGGCCTTCATGAGTGTGCTCAGCAGCGGCGAAGAGCACTAG
- a CDS encoding response regulator, whose amino-acid sequence MPNIKVLVVEDDLSVAEVLVYNLKKEGFEVSRALDGRDALNQARLKLPDLVILDVMLPSLNGLEVCRTLRASEDTKNISILMLTAKSEDSDQIAGFSIGADDYVCKPFSVAVLLQRVKALLRRREQAAAIKNQDIVSYKSVSVDRRRYKAAVGEEPLDLTRSEFRLLDTLIRQPGRVFDRAELIDAALGEDTMVLERTIDVHIRALRKKLGAYADVIETVRGVGYRFSEAMHEEV is encoded by the coding sequence ATGCCGAATATCAAAGTTCTCGTTGTCGAGGACGATCTGAGCGTCGCTGAGGTTTTGGTTTACAACCTGAAGAAAGAGGGTTTTGAGGTCTCGCGAGCGCTTGATGGCCGCGATGCGCTCAACCAGGCTCGGCTGAAGCTGCCCGATCTGGTGATCCTCGATGTGATGTTGCCATCGCTCAACGGGCTGGAAGTCTGTCGGACTTTGCGAGCTAGCGAAGATACGAAGAATATCTCGATTCTGATGCTGACGGCAAAATCGGAAGACTCCGATCAGATCGCTGGGTTTTCGATCGGTGCGGACGACTACGTCTGCAAACCGTTCAGCGTGGCGGTGCTGTTGCAGCGGGTGAAGGCGTTGCTGCGACGTCGCGAACAGGCGGCGGCGATCAAGAACCAGGATATCGTCAGCTACAAATCGGTAAGTGTCGACCGGCGACGCTATAAAGCGGCGGTCGGCGAAGAACCGTTGGATCTGACCCGCAGCGAATTCCGTTTGCTGGACACTTTGATTCGCCAACCCGGCCGGGTTTTCGATCGGGCCGAACTGATCGACGCGGCTTTGGGCGAGGATACGATGGTTTTGGAGCGTACGATCGACGTGCACATCCGTGCGTTGCGGAAGAAACTTGGGGCCTACGCCGACGTGATTGAAACCGTTCGCGGCGTTGGATACCGGTTCAGTGAGGCGATGCACGAAGAGGTCTGA